One genomic window of Manihot esculenta cultivar AM560-2 chromosome 16, M.esculenta_v8, whole genome shotgun sequence includes the following:
- the LOC110603678 gene encoding copper-transporting ATPase RAN1 → MSLGISDLQLSQVPGVRKSRPLIVAEDEAGDLENVRLLDSYESGDNSHTIVIDGEGEGEGEEGMKRIQVRVTGMTCAACSNSVESALKSVNGILRASVALLQNKADVVFDPALVKDDDIKNAIEDAGFEAEILAEPSTFKTKTSGTLLGHFTIGGMTCAACVNSVEGILRDLPGVKRAVVALATSLGEVEYDPTVINKDDIVNAIEDAGFEAAFVQSNQQDKIILGVSGVFNEMDVLLLEGVLSTLKGVRQFRYNRISSELEVHFDPEVVGSRSLVDGIEGGSGMKFKLHVMNPYARMTSKDVEETSTMFRLFISSLFLSIPIFFIRVICPHIPLLYSLLLWRCGPFVMGDWLKWALVSVVQFVIGKRFYIAAGRALRNGSTNMDVLVALGTSASYFYSVCALLYGAATGFWSPTYFETSSMLITFVLLGKYLECLAKGKTSDAIKKLVELAPATALLVVKDKGGKCTGEREIDALLIQPGDTLKVLPGTKVPADGVVVWGSSYVNESMVTGESAPVLKEANSLVIGGTINLHGAFQIQATKVGSDAVLNQIISLVETAQMSKAPIQKFADFVASIFVPAVVAMSLLTFLGWYAGGTLGAYPDDWLPENGNYFVFALMFSISVVVIACPCALGLATPTAVMVATGVGANNGVLIKGGDALERAQKIKYIIFDKTGTLTQGKATVTTAKVFTGMDRGEFLRWVASAEASSEHPLAKAIVEYARHFHFFDEPSATEDGQNNSKESITSGWLLDASAFTALPGRGIKCFIDGKPVLVGNRKLMTENGITIPTHVETFVVELEESANTGILVAFDDNLIGVLGVADPLKRETAIVIEGLHKMGVKPVMVTGDNGRTARAVAQEVGIQDVRAEVLPAGKAEVIRSLQKDGSVVAMVGDGINDSPALAAADVGMAIGAGTDIAIEAADYVLMRNNLEDVITAIDLSRKTLSRIRWNYIFAMAYNVIAIPVAAGAFFPFLGIQLPPWAAGACMALSSVSVVCSSLLLRRYKAPRLTTILEITVE, encoded by the exons ATGTCGCTGGGCATAAGTGACCTGCAGCTGTCCCAGGTCCCCGGCGTTCGGAAATCACGTCCTTTGATCGTGGCGGAAGATGAAGCTGGAGACCTGGAGAACGTTAGGCTCCTCGACTCATATGAAAGTGGGGATAATTCCCATACAATTGTGATTGATggggaaggagaaggagaaggagaagaagggatGAAGAGGATTCAGGTCAGAGTTACGGGGATGACCTGTGCTGCTTGCTCTAATTCCGTGGAATCAGCTCTCAAGAGCGTCAATGGGATTTTGAGAGCTTCTGTCGCCTTGCTTCAAAATAAGGCTGATGTCGTGTTTGACCCTGCTTTGGTTAAG GATGATGACATCAAGAATGCAATTGAGGATGCAGGCTTTGAGgcagagattctagctgaaccCAGTACATTCAAAACAAAGACAAGTGGAACTCTTTTGGGGCACTTCACCATAGGGGGTATGACATGCGCAGCCTGTGTGAACTCAGTTGAAGGTATTTTGAGAGATCTTCCTGGTGTTAAAAGGGCTGTAGTGGCCTTGGCTACTTCTTTAGGGGAAGTTGAGTATGATCCTACTgtaattaataaagatgataTAGTGAATGCAATTGAAGATGCTGGTTTTGAAGCTGCATTTGTACAGAGTAATCAACAGGACAAAATCATACTAGGAGTTTCTGGGGTATTCAATGAGATGGATGTACTGCTTTTAGAGGGAGTGCTCAGCACATTAAAAGGGGTACGCCAATTTCGTTATAACAGGATTTCCAGTGAACTAGAAGTTCACTTTGACCCTGAAGTTGTTGGTTCTAGATCATTGGTTGATGGGATTGAGGGAGGAAGTGGTATGAAGTTTAAATTACATGTTATGAACCCTTATGCAAGAATGACTTCTAAAGATGTTGAAGAAACCTCCACTATGTTTCGGCTATTCATTTCCAGTCTGTTTCTCAGT ATTCCCATCTTTTTCATACGAGTTATATGCCCTCACATTCCACTTCTATATTCTTTGCTTCTCTGGAGATGTGGACCCTTCGTTATGGGTGATTGGTTAAAGTGGGCATTAGTGAGTGTGGTCCAATTTGTTATTGGGAAGCGCTTCTATATAGCAGCTGGTAGAGCCCTTAGAAATGGTTCAACCAACATGGATGTTTTAGTTGCACTAGGGACTTCAGCATCATACTTCTACTCTGTTTGTGCACTGCTATATGGTGCAGCTACTGGATTCTGGTCTCCAACATACTTTGAAACAAGTTCCATGCTGATTACATTTGTACTATTGGGTAAGTATTTGGAGTGTCTTGCGAAGGGAAAAACATCAGACGCCATAAAGAAGTTAGTAGAACTTGCACCAGCAACAGCACTGCTGGTTGTCAAAGACAAAG GTGGAAAGTGCACTGGGGAAAGGGAGATAGATGCCTTACTAATTCAGCCTGGTGACACATTAAAAGTTCTTCCTGGTACCAAAGTTCCTGCTGATGGTGTTGTTGTATGGGGTTCAAGTTATGTTAATGAAAGTATGGTAACTGGTGAATCTGCACCTGTTTTGAAGGAGGCTAATTCATTGGTTATTGGAGGTACAATAAATCTGCATGGTGCTTTTCAAATTCAGGCTACCAAAGTAGGATCAGATGCAGTTTTGAACCAGATAATTAGTCTGGTTGAAACAGCCCAAATGTCCAAAGCTCCAATTCAGAAATTTGCAGATTTT GTGGCAAGCATTTTTGTTCCTGCAGTTGTTGCTATGTCTTTGTTGACATTTCTGGGTTG GTATGCTGGTGGAACACTAGGTGCTTATCCAGATGATTGGCTACCAGAAAATGGCAATTACTTTGTTTTTGCCCTCATGTTTTCAATTTCAGTGGTGGTAATTGCATGCCCATGTGCTCTTGGCTTAGCAACACCAACTGCTGTCATGGTTGCAACTGGTGTTGGGGCTAACAATGGCGTGCTGATAAAAGGAGGAGATGCTTTGGAAAGGGCTCAGAAGATCAAGTATATCATATTTGATAAAACAGGGACTCTAACACAGGGGAAAGCTACAGTTACTACTGCAAAGGTTTTCACTGGAATGGATCGTGGAGAATTCCTTAGATGGGTGGCATCTGCAGAG GCTAGCAGTGAACATCCATTGGCAAAAGCAATAGTGGAATATGCACGCCATTTCCATTTCTTTGATGAACCTTCCGCTACTGAGGATGGCCAGAACAACAGCAAAGAGTCCATAACCTCTGGATGGCTTCTTGATGCCTCAGCTTTCACTGCTCTTCCAGGAAGAGGGATCAAGTGCTTTATTGATGGAAAACCAGTTCTG GTTGGCAATCGGAAGCTGATGACTGAAAATGGAATCACCATTCCGACACATGTAGAAACTTTTGTAGTAGAACTTGAAGAAAGTGCAAATACAGGCATACTTGTTGCATTTGATGACAACTTGATCGGTGTCTTGGGGGTTGCAGACCCACTAAAGAGAGAAACTGCTATAGTCATAGAGGGTCTTCATAAAATGGGTGTCAAACCAGTAATGGTGACCGGGGACAATGGAAGAACAGCACGTGCTGTTGCCCAAGAG GTGGGCATTCAAGATGTGAGGGCTGAAGTGTTGCCAGCTGGGAAAGCTGAAGTAATTCGCTCACTTCAGAAGGATGGAAGTGTAGTTGCAATGGTGGGTGATGGTATAAACGACTCTCCAGCTTTGGCTGCCGCTGATGTTGGGATGGCAATTGGGGCTGGAACAGACATTGCTATAGAAGCTGCAGACTATGTCTTGATGAGGAATAACTTAGAAGACGTAATCACCGCCATTGATCTCTCTAGGAAAACCCTCTCTCGCATTCGATGGAATTATATTTTTGCAATGGCTTATAACGTGATTGCAATACCCGTTGCTGCCGgagctttctttccttttctaggCATCCAGTTGCCGCCATGGGCAGCTGGTGCTTGCATGGCTCTCTCATCTGTAAGTGTTGTATGCTCATCTTTGCTTCTCAGAAGATACAAAGCTCCCAGACTTACCACAATATTAGAAATAACTgtagaatag